The following DNA comes from Thunnus thynnus chromosome 3, fThuThy2.1, whole genome shotgun sequence.
GAAGTGAGCACTTGCTTTTGGTTTTCACAGCCTATGATTagtacagcttgtttctgctgtatAATCAGTGATGTGATTTGATGGTTTTCTGTAGCTTTACATCAATAATTTAGTGGTTTCTACTGAAATACTCCAACATACAGCCAAGAAATCAGTATCTGTAAAAGTTAATGTATAACCTCAGCATTTAACTTTGTCTCTCACAAACATACTACTCAGTAACAACTTACTGGAAAAGTGCAAACAAGAATGTAGTAGATCAACTTTGGCACTCCAACCTTTTGAATTTAAAGGAGATGACTGTAAATATTCAATATTGTTCTTATTGTGTTTGTCCATCTGTCAATACTTTGTGACTTCACTGTCTGTGGCGTTTGGCTCCAAGCCCAGTGGTTCATACTGGTCacaacacaaatatatagttcAGCTTTTCAATAATGTTACTcacacaggaggaaatagtgcatctGTTGaggattaatccacatttggtgtttGTAGTATTTCCATCAGCAGGAAGGTtaatgtgggattgactcataTTACACTACGGTGCCCATATTAATgtggtttttggacaacaatggagatctataataataataataatacattttctttatagAGCGCTTTTCAAGGAActcaaagaaaataacaaagagGAATCAGCTTTATCAGGCTTTGACTACACAGGCAATACTTTAATAAGCAACAACATAGAACAATGCCAGCCTTATGTTTTAGCACGGATAGCATTTACAAAGTAGCGCCAAACAAAAGCCATCTGAACAGTCAATAGTTAAGCTAATCTCTCACTCCTTTACCCTTCAGTTCTGTGTTGCAATGAGGAGCACCAGCGTCCAGCTCTGAGAGCTCAGAGCCATGAACTCGGTTTCCCCCAGCGCAGCGCAGTACGTGGGGGGAGTGATGCAGGACGAACTGGTGGAGGGccggaggcagcagcagcagcagcagctcccgGAGCAGCAGGGCAGCTTCAGTCTCAGGACGGCGACGACTCCAGATCCCAGCAAAGAAGCAACCGGAGAGCCGGATGAGATGGACAAACTGAAAGCCAAACTGATGTCAGCGTGGAACAACGTCAAATATGGTTCGTTGTCTTTGAGAGAGAATGTGTGGATGCTACTTTGCGAACATGAACATGTGATTTTCGACtttatgtacatgtgtgtccatgtggatgattgaatatttttgtctatattttataaaatatgatcagCGTGTTTGCGTGTAGCCTAAAACAGCCCGGCTACTTTGGGAATTCTTCTCTCCAACTTGCTTTTTCTtgcttctttctctgtctgtaggTTGGACTGTTAAATCTAAAACCTCCTTCAACAAGATATCACCAGTCACCATCCTGGGACACTCTTATCTGCTCAACAGTGAAGGTACGCTCAAAATAGACATATCTCAAATATCTTTAGCACTTCTGATGAGAAGGGGATTTACTCAGACGTGTATTTCCTGCAAGGTGTTGCAGTAATGTGTATTTTGGTGTGAACCAATTGTTTTGAAAGGTTTCTGGGTTTTTGTCAGAGAATAGACAGCagctggagaaaaaacaaacgcTTTCCCCGTCACAAACAGTTTTCCCTcagcttctctctttcttttttctttctcttcctccatcccttcaccctctctctctctcagacgaGGTGGAGCGATTCCGTCTGGCTTTTGTGTCCAGGATTTGGCTGACCTACAGGAGGGAGTTTCCTCAGCTGGAGGGCTCCACCTGGACGACAGACTGCGGCTGGGGCTGCATGCTGCGCAGCGGACAGATGCTGCTGGCACAGGGCCTCCTGGTCCATTTGATGCCCAGAGGTTTGTGTCCTTGTCTGTTactcacattttgtttttctcttccagAAAAATATACTGCAAgtcaaattcacacacacagtaggaGAACTATGTGAATGCTGATCAACAGATCCTCAGTAGTGTGACACATATTAAATCCTCTCTGCAGAAAGCCACTACTTGCTTTTAATTGAAAGGATTGGAGTGAATGAGTTGGCTTCATCCTCTCTCATCATCTAAATCCTGTCTTCTTTTGGCCACTTTTGTGTCTCTGCTGGAAGGATTTATTCACTCAGTTTCACTCACAATATTAGTTTACACTGCTGTCTTattgtcttttgttttatttacatattttctgtttctcactgtttgatttctgtttcttttatctGCTGACAGTGTTTGTCTCAGTCTGtctgtaacattttcattgtttaaagCTAAAGATTGAATAAATCAAAGCCTGGTTGTAGTTCATCACTAAGAGCCAAACCCTTTTCTTTGTGTATTCTATAGACTGGACTTGGCCAGATGCTCATCAGCTAACCGATGTGGACTTTGAGGTGTTCCGACCGCGCTCCCCAGCCCGGGCTGGAGGGGTCCCCATCCCCTCTTTTGGCTCTCCACGAGGACCCAGTACCCCTGAAAAGACTCTGCCAAGTGATCAGGCCCCTAAATGCAGCCAGAAGAAGAGGCCTGAGTGTGCAAGGGACAGACAGGCAGAGCCCATCCACCACAAGCTGCTCACCTGGTTCGGGGATCAACCTCCAGCACCTTTCGGGGTTCACCAGCTGGTGGGAATCGGCAAAAGTTCAGGGAAGAAAGCTGGTGACTGGTACGGCCCCTCTATAGTGGCACATATACTACGGTAAGGGCATTGGAAGACTCTGTTTACTGAAATCATTTACATACTCGGTTAAATATTGATCGGAGTATTGAATATGTCTTTTTCAGGAAAGCAGTGGCTAAAACGTCTGTGCTCCACAACCTGGCTGTATATGTGGCTCAGGACTGTACAGGTGAGATTAGctttgtgtttaaatatttctcCTATGAGAGTTCAGTTCACAGTATCAGTATGTACGTTCGCTCCATCATCTGCTCCTCTGGAATGATCCTGATCTGAGGTTGTCTTGCGTGTTCTTGTTTGGTGAATAATTGATCTCATCATGTCTCTGATCATTCTAGTGTACAAGGAGGATGTGGTGCGTCTGTGTGATCTGTCACTAAGCCACAATCCCCCCGATCCGTCCAGCCAAGCCTGGAAGTCTGTCATCATACTGGTGCCTGTCCGGCTGGGAGGGGAAGCCCTGAACCCGTCTTACATCGAATGTGTCAAGGTCTGTATGTTCTGCCTCACACCTCCCATATGTATTCACTAAAGGTTTTCAAACTTCTCTTGTTAACTGCGTTCATGCCGAGTGATTGCCTACACTTCACTACTGTCTTGTGACTCCTATTAAAAAAACTGTTCTGCTTATTTCCAGAACATCCTAAAGCTGGAATGTTGTATTGGAATCATCGGAGGGAAACCGAAGCATTCGCTGTACTTCATCGGCTTCCAGGGTGAGAACCAGCCTCCTTTTGCTGTTTTAACAATGACAGGACAATATTTTCACTCAGAATACAGCATGCAGGGAGCCAGGACTACAGAGTAGCCAGGAACTGTGCTTTGTAGTATTATCAAGACATGATAAACTTGCACTGGACACATTCTATTTGTGCTACTTCCTCCCTTTTAATCTTGTATCTCCAGTTTGTCTCGTGCTCAACTCGTCTGTCGGGGGTTAGTAGACTGAAAACGTAGGCTAGTTAAACATCAGCAAAGAAACAAGActtgtgtttgcagtgtgttaaTCAGGAGTCTGATGCCTACGGGGTCTGAAGGAGACGTGGAACAACCCAACTGCAACCACCACAAACGACTGTAGTTGTGTTTCTATGGAGTCATAATAATGGCTCAATCAGAATCAAAAATCTTATCAACATCTCGATCAGGATCAGTCGGCTCATTCTGGAGAGTTTTCCTTCTTGTGTAAACAGGTGGTTTAAActtttaacagataaaaatatgtaactgaaactgaaacagattattgtcatatttgaaCATAACTTCACTGTTTCTCTGCATGTTCCCCAAACTGTGTTCAGTCAAAGAGTTTCCCacggaaacacacacagctctcgATCATATATTTATGAGCCACTTCTCCAAGTCAACAATCTTTGAATTGCTGATGTCGGTTGTATGATGGTGATGACATGTTAAATGTGTGTAATCATGAGAACCAGAGCAAACTTCAAACAAACAACTGGAAACACAGCCTGCCAAGTGACTGTAATATGTATTGTACACATTCAAGTGTacacaaaaacaactcaaaccTCATCCTGTATTTTCATAACACAGTTTCCTCAGTACAGAACCTCAGCAGACCAACAATGGAGCCATGAACTTTAACCCTCTTCATGTCCATTGTTTACAAGTTTGCTCATGGTGGAGCATTAAACCTCATGGTCTTTATCACTAAGCCTTATCCGTACAGCAATCACGTGAACACTCGTGGTATCTGTGATAGAGTAGTGAAGGGACAAACCTGGACCATGTGACCGCTGCTTGTGGTGGGTTTAGACCCCGTCAAGCAAGCAAACACTTCCTGAAATCTACTTCTTTATAATCCCTGAATCCCATCAACAAGATACCAATTAGAAGAAGTGAGAATAGAAAACAAACTCTTGTTATGGACAAAACTCATGAACTTTTTGAAGTTGAGCCTGtttggattcattttttttcagtacagTAGTAGTTTTCTTTTGGAGCCAGTGATCAACGACTCGACCATGACAGGTTCTTTGGTCAGTGGCAACAACATCTAAGAAGAGTGAAACAGTAAATACACGTCTAAGTCATTCATCTGTTACTACCTCCGAATGTTGTGGTGATTTCATTCGTCTTCCTGTCGTCTCCTGTCTGTCCGTCAGACGAGCAGCTGCTGTATCTGGACCCTCAC
Coding sequences within:
- the atg4da gene encoding cysteine protease atg4da, with the translated sequence MNSVSPSAAQYVGGVMQDELVEGRRQQQQQQLPEQQGSFSLRTATTPDPSKEATGEPDEMDKLKAKLMSAWNNVKYGWTVKSKTSFNKISPVTILGHSYLLNSEDEVERFRLAFVSRIWLTYRREFPQLEGSTWTTDCGWGCMLRSGQMLLAQGLLVHLMPRDWTWPDAHQLTDVDFEVFRPRSPARAGGVPIPSFGSPRGPSTPEKTLPSDQAPKCSQKKRPECARDRQAEPIHHKLLTWFGDQPPAPFGVHQLVGIGKSSGKKAGDWYGPSIVAHILRKAVAKTSVLHNLAVYVAQDCTVYKEDVVRLCDLSLSHNPPDPSSQAWKSVIILVPVRLGGEALNPSYIECVKNILKLECCIGIIGGKPKHSLYFIGFQDEQLLYLDPHFCQPVVDVAQVNFSLESFHCSSPKKMPFNRMDPSCTIGFYANNKKDFESLCSAVSVALSSSKEKYPIFTFVEGQSQDYGLEGHSSNHSGPVAHILPPGRLSRSNNRRNSDEFVFL